The sequence ACTTTTGCATTTTCAACATAAGGAGCACCAACCTTATCTCCAACCATCAAAACCTTGTCAAAGGATATCTCGCTTTTGTCCTCTACTGGTAGTTTTTCTACCTTGATGATGTCTCCCTCTTTTACTATGTATTGCTTTCCACCGGTCTCTATAACTGCAAACATCGCTAACACCCCTTCTTTCCCTTCAAATTTAGCCTTAAGCTAATACAA comes from Hippea maritima DSM 10411 and encodes:
- the rplU gene encoding 50S ribosomal protein L21, with amino-acid sequence MFAVIETGGKQYIVKEGDIIKVEKLPVEDKSEISFDKVLMVGDKVGAPYVENAKVEAKVIRTAKAKKVIVFKFKRRKGYKRKKGHRQYFTEVKITKIVS